The sequence below is a genomic window from Haematobia irritans isolate KBUSLIRL chromosome 3, ASM5000362v1, whole genome shotgun sequence.
CGTTTCACGTAACCGGACTCGATTTCGCGGGTCCGTTTGAGCTCAAGACATCCCATTTACGAAAAGCTCCGATTGTAAAGGGTTATGTGTCAGTATTTGTGTGTTTCTCAACAAAGGCCATACATTTGGAGCCCTGTTCTGACTTGTCGTCAGCAGCTTTTGAGGCCACGTTCGCTCGATTCGTTGGGAGGCGAGGACTACCCAGAAGGGTAGTATCGGATAATGGGCGTAATTTTGTGGGCGCCAGCAGGGtacttttgagagaattttctaaatttataaaatctacTACAAAAGATATATCGGACAAGTATGCTACTCATGGATTTGAGTGGAGTTTTATTCCACCTCATGCGCCACATATGGGCGGCCTCTGGGAGGCAGCCGTTAAAAGTTTCAAGCACCACTTTAAGAGAATTGCTGGGTCTTATAAATTTACTTACGAACAATTTGCAACGATATTGGCTCGAATAGAGGGGGTGCTTAATTCTCGTCCCATTAGCGCGATATCAGAAGATCCATCGGATCTGACAGCCCTCACACCTGGTCACTTTTTAAAAGGGTCTCCCATGTTGTCTTTACCAGAGCCACTCGCCCAAAATATGTCTCTAATTAATAAATGGACAAAGCTCAAAGCTTTGCATCATCAATTCGCTATACAGTGGAAAGATGATTACCTCAAATCACTACAGAAACGCTATAAATGGAAGCAGCCGAACCCAAATGTAAAAAGCGGTGATTTAGTAGTATTAATCGACGATTTGTTGCCTCCAAGTGAATGGCGATTAGGAAGAATTGAACAAACTCATTCGGGACCAGATGGTAACATACGAATTGTTGACGTTCGTACAGCGACAGGACTCGTTAGTCGTCCCATTGTAAAGCTTTGTCATCTACCTTTTTTAAACACCGAAAACTCCTAACAATCAAGTACTAACATAATCTTCACGCACTTCACGTCCGTGAAGAACTCATTTCCATTAACAGATATCTGAATTTATATCCTTGCAGCACTATTCCCAAGTCTAATCTATATCGTTGCATGGTATGCAAAGGCTTCCACAGCATCCGAGTTTGTCCCCGTTTCATAAAAATGATGCCACTAGAAAGGAGTCGGACCGTAAGGCTTCACAAATACTGCATCAACTGCCTAGCAAAAAGTCATACGGTAGCCAAATGTACATCCAGCAACAAATGTAGAAAGTGCAGGAACTACCACCACACAATGTTGCATCCACAGCGTGAGACGGTGTCTTCTCATCCCAAAGCTAAACGGAAGGCTGCTCAACAAAGGCAACGGAATACTGAATTACGCTCAAACCGAATGAATAAAGAGAAACGGAAGGCAAACAATAAAACTGCACGTCGTCAAGCCAACCAACATCCTAAGACGTCATCAGTAGGCAACCGGAACAACAGCGGCAACCCAACCATTGACCCTTATGTGCTATCGGACGCGATCCGGTCACTTGCTTCGGTGCTATGCGCAAGCCACGGCTCGGCCAAACCTTAGGCCCGGCGCCATGTATAAACCTATGGGTTTACACTTAAtacatttgaatttgaatttagttTTAACGGCCTTTTGAATTAAGCTAGTGTAAAATCTTACAGTTTGAAAATTACTTTTGAAGATATTTAAGGTTGACAACGAATGTCAACAAAATGAATTGTTAAGTACTAAAAGATACATATAGCCATTGTTAATTTTCTTGGTAGGTAGGGTAACCTACATTTGTTCACTTTTATTTTACCAACCGCAGAAGAAGCTACAAACTTACTGGTGAGGAACCTGAGCTCCAATAAACTACATATTGAATTGACTCCTCTTggtgtttttatttctttgtttccTCCACTTGGGTTTATTTACTTGTGTGGATTGAATTCCCTGTGAGACTCTATTCCACAAGTAACCCCTCTTGTCTCCTATAGCCAATCGTTTGCTCTGGTGAGA
It includes:
- the LOC142230746 gene encoding uncharacterized protein LOC142230746 — encoded protein: MAPLPLDRCTITPPFHVTGLDFAGPFELKTSHLRKAPIVKGYVSVFVCFSTKAIHLEPCSDLSSAAFEATFARFVGRRGLPRRVVSDNGRNFVGASRVLLREFSKFIKSTTKDISDKYATHGFEWSFIPPHAPHMGGLWEAAVKSFKHHFKRIAGSYKFTYEQFATILARIEGVLNSRPISAISEDPSDLTALTPGHFLKGSPMLSLPEPLAQNMSLINKWTKLKALHHQFAIQWKDDYLKSLQKRYKWKQPNPNVKSGDLVVLIDDLLPPSEWRLGRIEQTHSGPDGNIRIVDVRTATGLVSRPIHPSLSPFHKNDATRKESDRKASQILHQLPSKKSYGSQMYIQQQM